The Methanocella arvoryzae MRE50 genome includes a region encoding these proteins:
- a CDS encoding DUF7839 domain-containing protein, whose amino-acid sequence MTVLEKKREVTRFQILVEVAASQPQIKQSQIADSLGITPQAVSEYIKDLVAEGMISSGGRGQYTVTPLGVESIISGARELKDYSEYVLNNVIGQVTVWAAIAREPVKKDDVVSLTMEEGVLYAGRGSGSASGTAINAAGAGEDVGVSGLKGLIPLKQEKVTVVRVPAIASGGSHNVDCASLKRSVSGIVCVSGIEALAALRKAGLKPEVRFGAVEAAVEAAMKGVKASLVISEDMAPQAVQKLEAAGVGYEIADLSQS is encoded by the coding sequence ATGACGGTGCTGGAGAAGAAGCGGGAGGTGACGCGGTTCCAGATCCTCGTGGAGGTCGCCGCGAGCCAGCCCCAGATCAAGCAGAGCCAGATCGCCGACTCCCTGGGGATTACCCCGCAGGCCGTATCTGAGTACATCAAAGACCTGGTAGCCGAGGGCATGATTAGCTCCGGGGGCCGGGGCCAGTACACGGTGACACCGCTGGGTGTAGAGTCCATCATTTCCGGGGCGCGGGAGCTGAAAGACTATTCTGAGTACGTGCTCAACAACGTGATCGGGCAGGTTACGGTCTGGGCGGCGATCGCCCGGGAGCCGGTAAAGAAGGATGACGTGGTCAGCCTCACCATGGAGGAGGGCGTCCTCTACGCCGGGCGGGGGAGCGGAAGCGCGAGCGGCACCGCGATCAACGCGGCGGGCGCCGGGGAGGACGTGGGCGTGTCAGGGCTGAAAGGCCTCATACCGCTGAAGCAGGAAAAAGTAACTGTGGTCCGGGTGCCGGCCATTGCAAGCGGCGGCTCGCATAACGTCGACTGTGCATCGCTGAAACGCTCAGTGAGCGGCATCGTGTGCGTGTCAGGCATCGAAGCGCTGGCAGCGCTGAGGAAGGCCGGGCTGAAGCCCGAAGTCCGGTTCGGGGCCGTCGAAGCCGCGGTGGAAGCGGCGATGAAGGGAGTTAAAGCCTCGCTGGTAATCTCCGAGGACATGGCCCCGCAGGCGGTCCAGAAGCTCGAGGCTGCCGGGGTCGGGTACGAGATCGCCGATCTGAGCCAGAGCTGA
- a CDS encoding DUF5814 domain-containing protein, with product MALYVVFVPYRKDEYRVYPVKGEGTPVFSGVLTVQETSRGIRPLKVRVIKEKGDEYLPVSTFTELLKAADCLFTTMMADAQEQPLNDMLKAYQLTSQRIGVCRFCLMEDKITFRKPDMVRFKSELVCLDCAKKELKRELSFRGRITSKGLDRMEAILEKTRDLNRVLALLNPSNLPPELTKFDLIPAAESRIKPVKVSDLKIDPKLKEVLLGKVESLLPVQSKSVSSGLLEGKSQLVVSATATGKTLIGELAGVNNILAGKGKMLFLVPLVALANQKYEQFKKRYSPLGLKTAIRVGTSRISLNSVKLNTSLDSDIVVGTYEGLDYVLRTSGPAGVKKIGTVVIDEVHMLEDPERGHRLDGLIARLKACAPAAQFVFLSATIGNPKEVAKHLGGTLVEYEHRPVPLERHLIFAQEHEKYRLIDEYASKEYSKTSSKGFKGQTIVFTNSRKKCHSISQALRINSAPYHAGLTYPQRKSVEDRFAKGEIKVVVTTAALAAGVDFPASQVIFESLAMGKDWLSVSEFQQMQGRAGRPDFHDLGKVVVLSDPDSTIEGESEEEVAFRLLGGSAEHVNVCYDEPEQMEECLANTSVAPEEKVLEKINDGMLGITCPTSALVQKCVSGGLLVKEKGLVKQTQMGRAVVTHFLSVANALLIRDRLRKKVAPLDIAVELEAFDAVYFRGADRLSKIIGISVPSRVFSPSSLDIVFSCDAIAKMDHGMRDQFLEFSADFLDCVCEDSPFCGCAERKFSKKLIAYRLKGKDPHGIARAIAADYNLNAFEGDILGYLDRTVRNLDAVHEIARIERLNPAAAEAKLLREGVEDPEKITQEQYNALVGTTRKRTYAPRKKAKAALDDDEDEDY from the coding sequence ATGGCGCTATACGTCGTTTTCGTGCCCTACCGCAAGGACGAGTACCGGGTCTACCCTGTGAAAGGCGAGGGCACGCCCGTCTTCTCGGGCGTGCTCACCGTGCAGGAGACCTCCAGGGGCATCAGGCCGCTCAAGGTGAGGGTGATCAAGGAAAAGGGAGACGAGTACCTGCCGGTGTCGACGTTCACGGAACTGCTCAAGGCCGCCGACTGCCTTTTTACCACGATGATGGCGGACGCCCAGGAGCAGCCGCTCAACGACATGCTGAAAGCCTACCAGCTCACGTCCCAGAGGATAGGCGTCTGCCGGTTCTGCCTGATGGAGGATAAGATCACCTTCAGGAAGCCCGACATGGTCAGGTTCAAGAGCGAGCTGGTCTGCCTGGACTGCGCCAAAAAAGAGCTGAAGAGGGAGCTGAGCTTCCGGGGCAGGATCACTTCGAAGGGCCTCGACCGGATGGAGGCCATCCTCGAGAAGACGAGGGACCTGAACCGGGTGCTCGCCCTGCTCAACCCGTCCAACCTGCCCCCGGAGCTGACGAAGTTCGACCTGATCCCGGCGGCGGAGTCGAGGATTAAGCCGGTGAAGGTCTCCGACCTCAAGATCGACCCGAAACTCAAAGAGGTACTCCTCGGCAAGGTGGAGAGCCTCCTCCCGGTGCAGTCCAAATCGGTGAGCTCCGGCCTGCTCGAAGGCAAGAGCCAGCTCGTCGTCTCGGCCACCGCCACGGGCAAGACGCTGATCGGCGAGCTCGCGGGCGTCAACAACATCCTGGCCGGCAAAGGGAAGATGCTGTTCCTGGTGCCGCTGGTCGCGCTGGCCAACCAGAAGTACGAGCAGTTCAAGAAGCGGTACTCCCCCCTCGGGCTGAAGACCGCCATCCGGGTGGGCACGTCCCGGATTTCCCTGAACTCGGTCAAGCTGAACACCTCGCTGGACTCGGACATCGTGGTGGGCACGTACGAGGGCCTGGACTACGTGCTCCGCACCTCCGGCCCCGCCGGGGTAAAAAAGATCGGCACCGTGGTGATCGACGAGGTGCACATGCTGGAGGACCCGGAGAGAGGCCACCGGCTGGACGGGCTCATAGCGAGGCTCAAGGCCTGCGCCCCCGCCGCCCAGTTCGTCTTTTTATCGGCGACCATCGGCAACCCGAAAGAGGTGGCAAAGCACCTGGGCGGGACGCTGGTCGAGTACGAGCACAGGCCCGTGCCTCTCGAAAGGCACCTGATCTTCGCGCAGGAGCACGAGAAGTACCGCCTCATCGACGAGTACGCCTCCAAGGAGTACTCGAAGACCTCCTCGAAAGGCTTCAAGGGCCAGACCATCGTCTTCACCAACTCCAGGAAGAAGTGCCACTCCATCAGCCAGGCGCTCCGCATCAACTCCGCCCCATACCACGCCGGCCTGACGTACCCGCAGCGCAAGAGCGTGGAGGACCGGTTCGCGAAGGGCGAGATCAAGGTAGTGGTCACCACGGCAGCTCTTGCGGCAGGCGTGGACTTCCCCGCCTCGCAGGTGATCTTCGAGTCCCTGGCGATGGGCAAAGACTGGCTGTCGGTCAGCGAGTTCCAGCAGATGCAGGGCAGGGCGGGCAGGCCAGACTTCCACGACCTCGGCAAGGTCGTCGTCCTCTCCGACCCCGACAGCACCATCGAGGGGGAGAGCGAGGAAGAGGTCGCATTCCGCCTGCTGGGCGGCAGCGCCGAGCACGTGAACGTCTGCTATGACGAGCCGGAGCAGATGGAGGAATGCCTGGCGAATACTAGCGTCGCACCGGAGGAGAAGGTGCTGGAGAAGATCAACGACGGGATGCTGGGCATCACCTGCCCGACCTCTGCGCTGGTCCAGAAATGCGTCTCCGGCGGCCTGCTGGTCAAAGAAAAGGGCCTGGTGAAGCAGACGCAGATGGGCCGGGCTGTCGTGACTCATTTCCTCAGCGTCGCGAACGCCCTCCTGATCCGGGACCGGCTGCGAAAGAAGGTCGCCCCGCTGGACATCGCCGTCGAGCTGGAGGCGTTCGACGCCGTGTACTTCAGAGGAGCAGACAGGTTATCGAAGATCATCGGCATCAGCGTGCCCTCAAGGGTGTTCAGCCCGTCCAGCCTCGACATCGTCTTCTCCTGCGACGCGATAGCGAAGATGGACCACGGGATGCGGGACCAGTTCCTGGAGTTCAGCGCCGACTTCCTGGACTGCGTGTGCGAGGACAGCCCGTTCTGCGGCTGCGCCGAGCGCAAGTTCAGCAAGAAGCTGATCGCCTATCGTCTGAAAGGAAAAGACCCCCACGGCATAGCGAGAGCGATAGCCGCCGACTACAACCTGAACGCCTTCGAAGGCGACATCCTGGGATATCTGGATCGCACGGTGAGAAACCTGGACGCCGTCCACGAGATCGCCCGCATCGAGCGGCTCAACCCGGCCGCCGCGGAGGCTAAGTTACTGAGAGAGGGCGTCGAGGATCCGGAGAAGATCACCCAGGAGCAGTACAACGCTTTAGTGGGCACCACCAGGAAACGGACGTATGCGCCGAGAAAGAAGGCGAAAGCTGCGCTGGACGACGATGAGGACGAGGACTACTAG
- a CDS encoding J domain-containing protein yields the protein MRTYYDVLGVGRDASPGEIKRAYHQLALHYHPDKNQSAEAAEKMRQLNEAYQTLSDPVARERYDAALRSPSPGYQTYRSTGYSGNTWADYGYEAPRHTNVYHHTVYFSFENLVAAAITGATIGAIIAVAFVFLGIRLDTRPGLVAALMLAAVATFAPPVLTVIQLRKSIGSDGEARMAGAIALAATLSIAVAGATIFTAIFGEPGLGLNPVCGCCGLAPAMAVAGWVIGGRVGKITRNIFPI from the coding sequence ATGAGGACCTACTACGATGTGCTGGGAGTCGGCCGGGACGCTAGCCCCGGGGAAATCAAGCGGGCATACCATCAGCTCGCCCTACACTACCACCCGGACAAAAACCAGTCGGCAGAGGCTGCGGAGAAGATGCGCCAGCTCAATGAGGCGTACCAGACGCTTTCAGACCCCGTAGCCAGAGAGCGATATGATGCGGCATTGCGATCGCCCTCGCCGGGGTACCAGACATACAGAAGCACCGGATACTCCGGCAATACGTGGGCCGATTACGGATACGAGGCCCCCCGGCACACCAACGTTTACCACCACACCGTCTACTTCTCGTTCGAAAACCTCGTAGCCGCGGCGATCACCGGCGCCACCATAGGCGCGATCATAGCGGTCGCGTTCGTCTTTCTGGGCATCCGCCTCGACACCCGTCCCGGCCTGGTCGCGGCGCTCATGCTGGCGGCCGTCGCCACCTTCGCCCCGCCGGTGCTCACCGTGATCCAGCTTCGCAAATCCATCGGCAGCGACGGCGAAGCCCGGATGGCCGGCGCCATCGCCCTGGCAGCCACCCTCTCGATAGCAGTCGCCGGGGCTACCATATTCACCGCCATCTTCGGCGAGCCGGGCCTCGGCCTCAATCCAGTATGCGGGTGCTGCGGACTCGCCCCCGCTATGGCCGTCGCCGGGTGGGTCATCGGCGGCCGGGTGGGCAAGATCACCAGGAACATATTCCCCATCTGA
- a CDS encoding transglutaminase-like domain-containing protein yields the protein MLLACLLFIGVMVAVVLFYGALSGSQAEPVIATPTAGNISFVSADLDQWQPLGSSHSSTVTFRRDYSGVEEISGNLTFSLPDDGYSAKSVSFKNWTRGSDLTLEFDYTVPPDGYAGAISPEFRLDLDEVNETLAFDYLDETGKYIFVTFAISDPDPAGDNLGNDDLSTLVPTGYYDQRFFTRQAEAYNNSLHAAMGLTNGVEPYRTKDLYGAMKNLTSYVNRQMTSDTDRWQKDPYYGEFTQSDWYIGFNQSGYGPRYHGICKDYVSLARSYYRSMGIPAKFIICVEKNRNDSVYSHAWLEAWDGSRWIHADPTWNVFDNPRHYKENGYYDIQIRELSVCVKKPTSIKTSGVDDLIFQAWIYWDWEDRLDFDVVVDRGMDPMYN from the coding sequence ATGTTGCTGGCGTGTCTGCTGTTCATCGGCGTGATGGTCGCAGTAGTTCTCTTCTACGGCGCGCTGTCCGGCAGTCAGGCAGAGCCTGTCATCGCTACGCCTACAGCGGGTAACATTAGTTTCGTGAGCGCCGATCTGGACCAGTGGCAGCCTCTCGGCAGCTCTCACTCGTCCACCGTCACTTTCCGCAGGGACTATTCGGGCGTGGAAGAGATCAGCGGCAACCTGACCTTCAGCCTTCCCGACGACGGTTATAGCGCTAAATCCGTCTCTTTCAAAAACTGGACCCGGGGCTCGGACCTGACCCTCGAGTTCGACTACACAGTGCCCCCGGACGGGTACGCGGGCGCCATCTCTCCGGAGTTCCGGCTCGACCTCGACGAGGTGAACGAGACGCTGGCCTTCGATTACCTCGACGAGACCGGGAAATATATTTTCGTCACCTTCGCCATATCCGATCCCGACCCCGCGGGCGACAACCTCGGGAACGACGATCTCAGCACCCTCGTGCCCACCGGCTACTATGATCAGCGTTTCTTCACGAGGCAGGCGGAGGCGTACAATAATTCCCTGCACGCTGCCATGGGACTGACCAACGGTGTGGAGCCCTACCGCACGAAAGACCTGTACGGGGCTATGAAAAACCTGACCTCGTACGTAAACCGCCAGATGACCTCCGATACGGACCGGTGGCAGAAAGACCCATATTATGGTGAATTCACCCAGAGCGACTGGTACATAGGGTTCAACCAGTCAGGCTACGGCCCCCGGTATCACGGGATCTGCAAAGACTACGTCTCGCTGGCCCGGTCCTACTACAGGTCCATGGGCATCCCGGCAAAGTTCATCATCTGCGTGGAAAAGAACCGGAACGACTCCGTCTACAGCCACGCCTGGCTCGAGGCCTGGGACGGCTCGAGGTGGATCCACGCCGACCCCACGTGGAACGTGTTCGACAATCCCCGGCACTATAAAGAGAATGGCTACTACGACATCCAGATCAGAGAGCTTTCCGTGTGCGTCAAAAAGCCGACCAGCATCAAGACCTCCGGCGTCGACGACCTGATCTTCCAGGCGTGGATCTACTGGGACTGGGAAGACCGGCTCGACTTCGACGTCGTGGTCGACAGAGGCATGGACCCTATGTATAACTAG
- the hypF gene encoding carbamoyltransferase HypF has product MKKAKITVKGIVQGVGFRPFVHRIANEAGVVGFVQNLGTSVAIEAEGEDAAVETFIAKLRIGPPLSRIDSVEVEYQPYEVKYKEFVIEKSGLSGFGGFIPPDTGICNSCIDDMRHTAHYKDYWATSCVDCGPRYAIMDTLPYDRETTSMTDFPLCEDCLKEYTNPKDRRYHAQTISCPKCGPKLSFYNSERQELSPPLEQTISALQDGKIVAIKGVGGFHLCCRMDVTPLLRERRKRPEQPFALMAPLPMIEDYACVSEGERGLLDSLKRPIVLLRRKDNVPEAVSPGLHTVGFMTPYTGFHHLLFSKIREPLIMTSANLPSEPMVRDNEEAFERLGGIADCFLLHNRRILNRCDDSVLRWNNGSMFFTRMARGYAPTSFVMKEKAPKAILAMGPELNSTISIYKDNLCYVSHHLGNITNPLALDNLRETVDRLLKMTQVKPEIIACDLHPSFLSTRLGRELAQKFGASVVPVQHHRAHIGSLVIEHVGSADVSVDDIVGVAMDGVGFGEDGTVWGGEIFTGKGHPVGLLPVPMPGGDLATRFPLRMVAGLLHGSSIEDSRIIKMLEQGMTEIEANVVMRQLQTGLNVARTSSAGRVLDAVAAVLGVCYRRTYEGEPAMKLESAAYYGDASNVKLRCDLITENGMQFVDSRSLLVSVVEALDAGKRKADIAAAAQETLAKAFADQACEEAKKAGKNIVGFSGGVAVNAAIGAVIENTVKENGLKFVTNHKLPCGDGGVSFGQAVLANRTVEK; this is encoded by the coding sequence ATGAAAAAGGCAAAAATTACGGTAAAGGGTATTGTCCAGGGGGTTGGCTTCCGGCCGTTCGTCCACAGAATCGCAAACGAGGCCGGCGTCGTGGGATTCGTGCAGAACCTGGGCACCAGCGTCGCCATCGAGGCCGAGGGCGAAGACGCCGCCGTAGAGACCTTCATCGCCAAACTCAGGATCGGGCCGCCCCTGTCCCGCATCGACTCAGTGGAAGTAGAGTACCAGCCCTATGAGGTCAAATACAAGGAATTCGTAATCGAAAAGAGCGGCCTGTCCGGCTTCGGCGGCTTCATACCCCCCGACACCGGCATCTGCAATTCTTGCATAGACGACATGCGGCACACCGCTCACTATAAAGACTACTGGGCCACCTCCTGCGTAGACTGCGGGCCCCGGTACGCCATCATGGACACCCTGCCCTACGACCGGGAAACCACCTCCATGACAGACTTCCCGCTGTGCGAGGACTGCCTGAAAGAATATACCAATCCGAAGGACAGGAGGTACCACGCGCAGACCATCTCCTGCCCTAAGTGCGGGCCTAAACTCAGCTTCTATAATTCCGAAAGACAGGAGCTCTCGCCTCCCCTGGAACAGACGATCTCCGCCCTCCAGGACGGTAAAATAGTGGCCATCAAGGGCGTCGGCGGTTTCCACTTATGCTGCCGGATGGACGTGACGCCGCTGCTGCGGGAGCGCAGGAAGCGGCCGGAGCAGCCCTTCGCGCTCATGGCGCCGCTGCCCATGATCGAGGACTACGCCTGCGTATCCGAGGGCGAGCGCGGGCTGCTCGACTCGCTGAAGCGGCCGATTGTGCTGCTGCGGCGGAAGGACAACGTGCCCGAAGCGGTTTCCCCGGGCCTGCATACCGTGGGCTTCATGACCCCGTACACCGGCTTCCACCACCTGCTGTTCTCGAAAATTCGGGAGCCGCTCATCATGACCAGCGCCAACCTGCCCAGCGAGCCCATGGTCAGGGACAACGAGGAGGCTTTCGAGAGGCTGGGCGGCATCGCCGACTGCTTCCTGCTCCACAACCGCCGCATTTTGAACCGGTGCGACGACTCTGTCCTGAGGTGGAACAACGGCAGCATGTTCTTCACCAGGATGGCCAGAGGCTACGCTCCCACGTCCTTCGTCATGAAAGAGAAGGCGCCCAAAGCCATTTTAGCCATGGGCCCGGAGCTCAACTCGACCATATCGATCTACAAGGATAACCTGTGCTACGTCTCCCATCATCTGGGCAACATCACGAATCCGCTCGCGCTCGACAACCTCCGGGAAACCGTAGACCGTCTATTGAAGATGACCCAGGTGAAGCCGGAGATCATAGCCTGCGACCTGCACCCCTCCTTCCTGTCCACCCGGCTCGGCAGGGAGCTGGCGCAGAAGTTCGGCGCCTCGGTAGTGCCGGTCCAGCACCACCGGGCGCACATCGGCTCCCTCGTCATCGAGCATGTCGGCAGCGCCGACGTCAGCGTCGACGACATAGTCGGGGTGGCCATGGACGGCGTGGGCTTCGGGGAAGACGGCACCGTCTGGGGCGGGGAAATATTTACCGGCAAAGGCCACCCTGTCGGCCTGCTCCCGGTACCCATGCCCGGCGGCGACCTGGCCACCAGGTTCCCGCTGAGGATGGTCGCCGGCCTGCTGCACGGCTCCTCGATCGAGGATAGCCGCATTATAAAGATGCTGGAGCAGGGAATGACGGAGATCGAGGCGAACGTGGTCATGCGGCAACTCCAGACCGGCCTCAACGTAGCCCGCACCTCCAGCGCCGGCAGAGTGCTCGACGCGGTCGCCGCCGTACTCGGAGTATGCTACCGCCGGACCTACGAAGGCGAGCCCGCGATGAAGCTGGAGAGCGCCGCCTATTACGGCGACGCCAGCAACGTGAAGCTCCGCTGCGACCTGATCACGGAGAACGGCATGCAGTTCGTGGACTCCAGATCCCTGCTCGTATCAGTAGTAGAGGCACTGGATGCAGGCAAACGAAAAGCCGACATCGCCGCAGCAGCCCAGGAGACGCTGGCAAAGGCGTTCGCAGACCAGGCCTGCGAGGAGGCCAAGAAGGCCGGCAAAAACATCGTCGGCTTCAGCGGCGGGGTCGCAGTCAACGCGGCCATCGGCGCCGTCATCGAGAACACGGTGAAAGAGAATGGCCTCAAATTCGTCACCAACCACAAGCTCCCCTGCGGCGACGGCGGAGTCTCCTTCGGCCAGGCCGTGCTGGCCAACAGAACAGTCGAGAAATGA
- a CDS encoding polyprenyl synthetase family protein, which produces MQNWKEMRAINEGIDQLLAGVELPEIRQGMAHSLKTSGKRLRPLTLLIMAELNGGTVEKALNAALGIECIHTASLIQDDILDEGLKRRGELTSHEKFGIFIATVSADYLISRAVMLYSGYDAKSIEAFGRMGLELAEGEVLDIKTRRSKTDEAYYLECVRRKTATAFASCFEIGARIAGVSDDKAELCRKMGEEFGIAYQIVDDLIEFTRIDDENKISLQQSYILPLMYLETMPREQAIDACMKQVEKRIEFIEQSLGEFDDGEPKDKLREVVDVLRKYNGVKIKG; this is translated from the coding sequence ATGCAAAACTGGAAAGAGATGAGGGCGATCAATGAGGGTATTGATCAGCTGCTGGCCGGAGTCGAGCTGCCGGAGATCAGGCAGGGCATGGCCCATTCGCTGAAGACTTCCGGGAAGAGGCTGCGACCTCTCACGCTGTTAATCATGGCAGAGCTGAACGGCGGTACCGTTGAAAAAGCGCTGAACGCCGCGCTCGGGATAGAGTGCATCCACACGGCGTCCCTGATCCAGGACGACATACTCGACGAGGGCCTGAAGCGCCGGGGAGAATTGACTTCCCACGAGAAGTTCGGCATCTTCATCGCCACTGTGTCCGCCGATTACCTGATATCCAGGGCAGTGATGCTCTACTCTGGCTACGATGCGAAGTCGATCGAGGCATTCGGCCGGATGGGCCTGGAGCTGGCCGAAGGAGAGGTGCTCGACATCAAAACCAGGAGATCGAAGACTGACGAGGCCTACTACCTCGAGTGCGTCCGCCGGAAAACTGCGACGGCCTTCGCCTCGTGCTTCGAGATCGGCGCGAGGATCGCGGGCGTCTCCGACGATAAGGCAGAGCTCTGCCGGAAGATGGGAGAAGAGTTCGGCATCGCCTACCAGATTGTGGACGACCTGATCGAGTTCACCCGGATCGACGACGAGAACAAGATCTCGTTGCAGCAGTCCTACATCCTGCCCCTCATGTACCTCGAAACCATGCCCCGGGAACAGGCAATAGATGCCTGCATGAAGCAGGTGGAGAAGCGGATCGAGTTCATAGAGCAGTCCCTCGGAGAGTTCGATGACGGGGAGCCGAAGGACAAGCTGCGGGAAGTAGTGGACGTCCTCAGAAAGTACAATGGAGTCAAGATCAAAGGATAG
- a CDS encoding polymer-forming cytoskeletal protein: MAEGMDRSSIRAHIESNTLIIGKNSNYIKPINYRVNLLAGMNSRLLEHVAIDGDLILSKGAQAMGDVKANNVILGPWTIIRGDLTVKGDLMALDHARVLGKVTCKGSAVIRPDVAFGELQSNGLIEYYGKKPAKKTRGKIVTKKVEK, from the coding sequence ATGGCTGAAGGGATGGATCGTTCGTCGATCAGGGCTCATATTGAGTCTAATACGCTGATAATAGGGAAAAATTCCAACTATATCAAGCCTATCAACTACAGGGTCAACCTGCTGGCCGGAATGAACTCGAGGCTGCTGGAACACGTCGCCATAGACGGCGACCTCATCCTGAGCAAAGGCGCCCAGGCCATGGGTGACGTCAAGGCCAACAACGTGATCCTCGGCCCCTGGACCATCATAAGAGGCGACCTCACCGTCAAAGGCGACCTCATGGCCCTCGACCACGCCAGAGTCCTCGGCAAGGTCACCTGCAAAGGCAGCGCCGTCATCCGCCCCGACGTGGCCTTCGGCGAGCTCCAGTCCAATGGACTCATCGAATACTACGGCAAAAAGCCGGCCAAAAAGACCAGGGGCAAGATCGTGACCAAAAAAGTGGAAAAATAG
- a CDS encoding ArsR family transcriptional regulator codes for MEPSVKRTKIINDAADMVPLLQVFNSRLHSQVFDEVSAGWKTKEELDTITGKDTTKSLEALRQGGLVESRWRMPEPGQQPVLEYRTSYSEVRASFQCTMKEMSELIMISFSMDEGLRKLAEDIEAEVEKGNASLINLARVFERSPMFLKAIAKRSGRIAVKGQRLEIVRDRP; via the coding sequence ATGGAGCCGAGCGTTAAGAGGACAAAGATCATCAATGATGCTGCGGACATGGTGCCGCTTTTGCAGGTATTCAACTCGCGACTGCACTCGCAGGTATTCGACGAGGTGTCGGCCGGGTGGAAGACGAAGGAGGAGCTGGACACGATCACCGGCAAGGATACTACCAAGAGCCTTGAGGCCCTGCGGCAGGGCGGCCTTGTCGAGAGCAGGTGGCGTATGCCTGAGCCCGGCCAGCAGCCGGTGCTGGAGTACCGTACTTCCTACAGCGAGGTGCGAGCCAGCTTCCAGTGCACGATGAAGGAGATGAGCGAGCTGATCATGATCTCGTTCTCGATGGACGAGGGCCTGCGAAAGCTGGCCGAGGACATCGAGGCCGAGGTGGAAAAGGGGAACGCTTCCCTGATCAACCTCGCCCGGGTGTTCGAACGGAGCCCCATGTTCCTGAAGGCGATAGCCAAGCGGTCGGGGCGCATCGCGGTCAAGGGACAGCGGCTGGAGATCGTCAGGGACCGGCCGTGA